A region of Lycium barbarum isolate Lr01 chromosome 1, ASM1917538v2, whole genome shotgun sequence DNA encodes the following proteins:
- the LOC132609754 gene encoding uncharacterized protein LOC132609754 — MLRRNRYKKDKSGVLIGKVDTYDKKDDELIMETSNAFEVLNDIEENKQDAMAGNTSNQVDKQMKEIEETSKNWQNWTPNPNGKQQQQGERSNQQSVPVLTSNKFATLDDSNEQQLEGELCKSQAVEQREKSNQHILPVTPNKDIAMKEVPAQKDKQDEPHNADNFQNEGHQKEVNEESFNNTHKSDAKKDGNEADAQISEETQHSSNTENIVKHTPERASPPSYSFDSHAVIYQSNVNTKQARKEHMHKTGNNEGDKMEDQEIGKTNREMVK; from the exons ATGCTGAGGAGGAATAGATACAAGAAGGATAAGTCTGGTGTACTTATTGGAAAGGTGGATACATATGACAAAAAAGATGATGAGCTTATCATGGAGACAAGCAATGCTTTTGAAGTGCTAAATGATATTGAGGAGAACAAGCAAGATGCTATGGCAGGCAACACAAGTAATCAAGTGGATAAACAAatgaaagaaattgaagaaaCATCAAAGAACTGGCAAAATTGGACTCCAAATCCAAATGGCAAACAACAGCAACAAGGAGAGAGATCAAATCAACAGTCAGTACCAGTTCTTACCAGCAATAAGTTTGCAACTTTAGATGATAGTAATGAGCAACAGTTGGAAGGTGAATTATGTAAGTCACAAGCAGTGGAGCAAAGGGAGAAATCCAATCAGCATATATTACCAGTTACCCCCAACAAAGATATTGCAA TGAAAGAAGTACCTGCCCAGAAAGATAAGCAAGATGAGCCTCACAACGCAGACAATTTTCAGAATGAAGGGCATCAAAAAGAAGTAAATGAGGAAAGCTTCAACAACACTCATAAATCTGATGCAAAGAAGGATGGAAACGAAGCAGATGCACAGATTAGTGAAGAAACACAACATAGCAGTAACACAGAAAATATAGTCAAGCACACACCTGAGAGAGCATCACCACCTAGTTATTCATTTGATAGTCATGCTGTAATATATCAGAGCAACGTAAATACAAAGCAAGCAAGGAAGGAACATATGCACAAGACAGGTAACAATGAAGGTGATAAGATGGAGGACCAAGAAATTGGTAAAACTAACAGGGAGATGGTAAAGTAG